One Candidatus Ornithobacterium hominis genomic region harbors:
- the lysS gene encoding lysine--tRNA ligase yields the protein MTLSEQEQIRRDKLNEIKALGINPYPAEAYEVKDTTQSIEENFEEGKKVSLAGRLMARRIQGKASFAELQDAAGRIQIYFNRDEICPGEDKNKYNELYKRLLDIGDFIGIEGQLFTTQVGEKTVMVKDFTLLSKSLKPLPLPKTDSEGNIHDGFTDAEMRYRQRYADLAVNPHVKEIFYKRSKLFTAMRNFFNDRGYFEVETPILQPIPGGAAARPFITQHNALNIPLYMRIANELYLKRLIVGGFDGVYEFSKNFRNEGMDRTHNPEFTAMEIYVAYKDYHWMMEFTEQLLEHCAREVNGTTKAIFNGQEIDFKAPYPRITMRDAILEHTGFDIKDKTEEELRKAAKNMNLAVDETMGKGKLIDEIFGEKCENQYVQPTFIIDYPKEMSPLTKMHRSEEGVTERFELMVCGKEIANAYSELNDPIDQRERFEEQLKLSEKGDDEAMFIDQDFLRALEYGMPPTAGLGIGMDRLIMFLTDQQSIQEVLFFPQMKPEKKKMELTEDEKNLLVLLETTEAYALEEIREKSGLSNKKWDKITKSLRKKELINIEKTDEGLIIQKA from the coding sequence ATGACATTATCTGAACAAGAACAAATCCGTAGAGATAAATTAAACGAAATTAAAGCCTTGGGTATCAACCCTTACCCAGCAGAGGCTTATGAGGTGAAAGATACGACTCAAAGTATTGAAGAAAACTTTGAAGAAGGAAAGAAAGTTAGCTTAGCTGGGCGATTGATGGCAAGGCGTATTCAAGGCAAAGCTTCTTTTGCTGAATTGCAAGATGCTGCAGGGCGAATTCAAATTTATTTTAACCGTGATGAAATTTGCCCAGGAGAGGATAAAAATAAATACAACGAACTTTATAAAAGACTTCTGGATATTGGCGATTTTATAGGTATAGAAGGGCAACTCTTTACAACCCAAGTTGGCGAAAAAACGGTGATGGTAAAAGATTTTACACTACTGAGTAAGTCGCTGAAACCTCTGCCTTTGCCTAAGACTGATAGCGAAGGGAATATACATGATGGCTTTACTGATGCTGAGATGCGTTACCGCCAGCGTTATGCGGATTTGGCTGTCAACCCGCACGTAAAAGAAATTTTCTATAAAAGGAGTAAGCTGTTTACAGCGATGCGTAATTTCTTTAATGACAGAGGTTATTTTGAGGTTGAAACACCGATTTTGCAACCGATTCCTGGCGGGGCTGCGGCGCGACCTTTTATCACGCAACATAATGCACTGAATATTCCTCTGTATATGAGAATTGCTAATGAATTGTACCTCAAGCGTTTGATTGTAGGTGGATTTGATGGTGTGTATGAATTTTCTAAAAACTTTAGAAATGAGGGAATGGATCGTACGCACAACCCAGAGTTTACAGCGATGGAAATTTATGTGGCGTACAAAGATTATCATTGGATGATGGAGTTTACAGAGCAATTGCTAGAGCACTGTGCACGAGAGGTTAACGGAACGACGAAAGCAATATTTAACGGGCAAGAAATTGATTTCAAGGCGCCTTATCCGCGCATCACTATGCGAGATGCAATTTTAGAACACACGGGATTTGATATTAAAGATAAAACAGAGGAGGAATTGCGAAAGGCTGCTAAAAATATGAATTTGGCAGTAGATGAAACAATGGGGAAAGGAAAGCTTATTGATGAAATTTTCGGTGAAAAATGTGAAAATCAATATGTTCAGCCTACTTTTATTATTGATTATCCTAAAGAAATGAGCCCGCTGACCAAGATGCACCGTAGTGAAGAAGGCGTCACAGAACGATTTGAATTAATGGTTTGTGGGAAAGAAATCGCTAATGCTTATTCTGAGTTGAATGACCCGATAGATCAACGCGAGCGATTTGAAGAGCAATTGAAATTGAGCGAAAAAGGTGATGACGAAGCCATGTTCATCGACCAAGATTTTTTACGAGCCTTGGAGTATGGCATGCCGCCGACGGCTGGTCTAGGCATCGGGATGGATAGATTGATTATGTTTTTGACCGACCAACAATCCATACAAGAAGTTTTATTTTTCCCTCAAATGAAACCCGAGAAGAAAAAGATGGAATTGACGGAAGATGAAAAGAATTTACTCGTCTTGCTAGAAACTACTGAAGCTTATGCTCTAGAAGAAATCAGAGAAAAGAGTGGTTTGTCTAACAAAAAATGGGATAAAATCACAAAATCATTGCGCAAAAAGGAACTCATCAACATCGAGAAAACAGATGAAGGATTAATCATTCAAAAAGCGTAA
- a CDS encoding M12 family metallopeptidase, producing the protein MKTLIILCSFFAIMFSSCNNEDDSQRVVIDPTALELNSFDELKTLKSGVEIAKKGDDYIYLGDILLSAKQLKKLEETGSIFPEESLTEENKPAHVTNGRPISPVFGVNNLPSDVGTYAVGGSPYQGMFWAMLRYTFSPNLSNYQKEQILDAISHIEELTNARFYNATGEPTVHPTYGFAYPYVEFTPSDVNNSYVGRIGGKQILNLYNFDRGTIVHEICHALGMFHEQCRADRDSYITVHYDNISSQNKHNFQKETRNYYILGDFDFNSIMLYSSYAFALDYSKPTLTKKDGTDFYANGSELSDMDRRFINTFYLPFKAREDVCVELDNVVYDSNNNPISEEQRVQLEKRLNMNRCSYPLP; encoded by the coding sequence ATGAAGACACTTATTATTTTATGCAGTTTTTTTGCAATAATGTTTTCATCTTGTAATAATGAAGATGATTCACAAAGGGTAGTAATAGATCCAACTGCACTGGAGTTAAATAGTTTTGATGAGTTAAAAACATTAAAATCCGGAGTTGAAATTGCCAAGAAAGGAGATGATTATATCTATCTTGGCGATATCTTGCTTTCTGCCAAACAACTTAAAAAATTAGAGGAAACTGGTTCCATATTTCCTGAGGAATCTTTAACCGAAGAAAATAAACCCGCTCACGTTACAAATGGTAGACCAATTAGTCCAGTTTTTGGAGTAAATAATCTACCATCTGACGTGGGAACCTATGCAGTAGGGGGAAGTCCATATCAAGGTATGTTTTGGGCTATGTTGAGATACACTTTTAGTCCTAACTTGAGTAATTATCAAAAAGAACAAATACTTGATGCTATTTCTCACATCGAAGAATTAACGAATGCTAGATTTTATAATGCTACTGGGGAGCCTACAGTTCACCCTACTTATGGTTTTGCTTACCCTTATGTAGAGTTTACTCCGTCAGATGTTAACAATTCTTATGTTGGAAGAATTGGAGGCAAACAAATTCTTAATTTATATAATTTTGATAGAGGTACTATTGTACATGAAATATGTCATGCATTGGGAATGTTTCATGAACAATGTAGAGCAGATAGAGATAGTTATATTACTGTTCATTACGATAACATTAGTTCCCAAAATAAACATAATTTTCAAAAAGAAACACGTAATTATTATATATTAGGAGATTTTGATTTTAACTCCATAATGTTATACTCGTCTTATGCTTTTGCACTGGATTATTCAAAACCAACATTGACAAAAAAAGATGGTACTGATTTTTATGCAAATGGAAGTGAATTATCTGATATGGATAGAAGATTTATAAATACATTTTATTTGCCTTTCAAAGCCAGAGAAGATGTTTGTGTAGAACTTGATAATGTTGTTTATGATAGCAATAATAATCCTATAAGCGAAGAACAAAGAGTACAATTGGAAAAGCGTTTAAATATGAATAGATGTAGTTATCCACTTCCTTAA
- a CDS encoding FtsB family cell division protein: protein MESNQKTRVWYTFLWNKYFLFGLLFVIWMTFFDQNSYLLHRELNREIDNLKKDIEYYQENLKQEKAEINYLEHHPEAYEKLAREKYLMKREDETIFLIELKDSIPTK from the coding sequence ATGGAAAGTAATCAAAAAACCAGAGTTTGGTACACATTTTTGTGGAATAAGTATTTTTTGTTCGGTTTACTTTTTGTAATTTGGATGACTTTTTTTGACCAAAACTCATATCTTTTACACCGTGAATTAAATCGAGAAATTGATAATTTAAAAAAAGACATTGAGTATTATCAAGAGAATTTAAAGCAAGAAAAAGCTGAAATCAACTATCTAGAGCATCACCCCGAAGCTTATGAAAAACTAGCTCGAGAAAAATATCTGATGAAGCGGGAAGATGAAACTATTTTTTTGATAGAGCTCAAAGACTCAATTCCTACCAAGTAA
- the udk gene encoding uridine kinase, translating into MLIIGIAGGTGSGKTTVVNNILSQLSSEEVIVISQDNYYRDSAHLPFDQRVAINFDHPRSIDFELLTQHVSALKNGKSIEQPIYSFVTHSRTNEIILTQPKKVIIVEGILVLTHPPLRELFDIKLFVYTDSDERLIRRIRRDIQERGRDLEEILLRYQKTLKPMHEQFIEPSKNYADIIIPNDRKKNNVAIEVLSSVIQNKINFFENGK; encoded by the coding sequence ATGCTCATTATAGGAATTGCCGGTGGAACAGGCTCAGGAAAAACCACTGTTGTCAACAATATTTTATCTCAGCTCAGTTCTGAAGAAGTGATTGTAATTTCGCAAGATAATTACTATAGAGATTCAGCTCATTTACCTTTTGACCAACGAGTTGCCATCAATTTTGACCACCCTAGAAGCATTGATTTTGAACTCCTAACGCAGCACGTCTCCGCCCTCAAAAACGGGAAAAGCATTGAGCAGCCAATCTATAGTTTTGTAACACACAGCCGTACGAATGAAATTATTTTGACTCAACCCAAAAAAGTCATCATCGTAGAAGGAATTCTAGTCTTGACTCATCCCCCATTACGTGAATTATTTGACATCAAACTCTTTGTATATACGGACTCAGATGAGAGGTTGATTCGGCGAATTAGAAGAGACATCCAAGAAAGAGGCAGAGATTTAGAAGAAATTTTATTACGCTACCAAAAAACGTTAAAACCTATGCATGAGCAGTTTATAGAACCCTCAAAGAATTATGCAGACATTATAATCCCCAACGACCGAAAAAAAAACAATGTAGCCATAGAAGTCCTAAGCTCTGTGATTCAAAATAAAATTAATTTTTTTGAGAATGGAAAGTAA
- the menA gene encoding 1,4-dihydroxy-2-naphthoate octaprenyltransferase, with product MKHWIYAARLRTLPLSLSGIILGGLIAAADGFFDVLVFCLALFTTLCLQILSNFANDYGDGIKGTDAHRTGEARMVSSGLISPQQMKKATILFSFLSFFSAFILLVIAFLPQHWDLFLGFIGLAALAVLAAIFYTVGKSAYGYRGLGDLFVFLFFGLVAVVGTHTLFAKEIHASIFLPATAIGLLSTAVLNLNNMRDAQQDKIANKITIPLMLGQKNIKIYHFILLFLPFILGLIFLEKRPENSLKYLFLLLVIPTYFLFLKVSKNKNPKKLDKELIFTSLLTLSFALLFGFGLLFG from the coding sequence ATGAAGCACTGGATTTATGCAGCAAGGCTTAGGACTTTGCCACTCTCGCTAAGCGGAATCATTTTGGGCGGGCTCATTGCTGCTGCTGATGGTTTTTTTGATGTTTTAGTTTTCTGTCTAGCACTTTTCACTACATTGTGTTTACAAATTTTATCTAATTTTGCCAACGACTATGGCGACGGAATCAAGGGAACAGACGCACACCGCACTGGCGAAGCACGCATGGTATCTTCAGGTTTGATTTCTCCTCAGCAGATGAAAAAAGCCACCATTCTTTTCTCTTTTTTAAGTTTTTTCAGTGCTTTCATTCTATTAGTCATTGCATTTTTACCCCAGCATTGGGATTTATTTTTAGGCTTTATAGGCTTAGCTGCCTTAGCTGTATTGGCTGCAATCTTTTATACCGTGGGCAAAAGCGCCTATGGCTACCGTGGCCTAGGAGATTTATTTGTATTTCTTTTTTTTGGTTTAGTTGCAGTTGTAGGCACACACACGCTTTTTGCCAAAGAAATTCATGCATCCATTTTTTTGCCAGCCACCGCCATCGGTTTATTGAGCACGGCCGTTCTGAATTTAAATAATATGAGAGATGCTCAGCAAGATAAAATAGCCAATAAAATTACTATACCGCTGATGTTGGGGCAAAAAAATATAAAGATTTATCATTTTATATTACTTTTTTTACCTTTTATTTTAGGCTTAATTTTTCTTGAGAAAAGACCAGAAAATTCTCTAAAATATCTATTTTTACTATTAGTAATTCCCACTTATTTTTTATTCCTAAAAGTTTCAAAAAATAAAAATCCAAAGAAATTAGATAAAGAATTGATATTCACATCTTTGCTAACTCTATCCTTTGCTTTACTATTCGGTTTTGGGCTTTTATTCGGTTAA
- the lpdA gene encoding dihydrolipoyl dehydrogenase, with protein sequence MKYDIIVVGSGPGGYVTAIRASQLGFKTAIIEKENLGGICLNWGCIPTKALLKSAQVFKYLNHAEDFGLNKPENISYEFPNIIQRSRNVAQKMSKGVEFLMKKNKIDVIFGTATLQKNKKVKVALNDGGEQTYEGNHIIIATGARSRELPNLPQDGEKVIGYRQALNLPNQPKSIIVVGSGAIGVEFAYFYATLGTKVTIVEYLPRIVPVEDEEVSKQLEKSFKKSGIKVMTNSSVESVDTSGSGVQAKVKTKDGEETLQADIVLSAVGITSNIENIGLEEVGIKTEKGKIVVDDFYKTNVEGYYAIGDVLATQALAHVASAEGITCVEKIKGLEVNPIDYKNIPGCTYCLPEIASVGYTEAQAKEAGYEIKVGKFPFSANGKATANGDNEGFIKVIFDAKYGEWLGCHMVGNGVTEMISEAVAARKLETTGHEILKTIHPHPTLSEAVMEAVAAAYDEVIHI encoded by the coding sequence ATGAAATATGATATTATAGTTGTAGGTAGTGGCCCTGGCGGGTATGTGACAGCCATTCGCGCCTCTCAGTTAGGTTTTAAAACTGCCATCATCGAAAAAGAAAATTTAGGCGGCATTTGTTTAAACTGGGGTTGCATTCCCACCAAAGCTTTGCTGAAGAGTGCACAAGTTTTTAAATATTTAAATCATGCTGAAGATTTTGGTTTAAATAAACCTGAAAATATTTCTTACGAATTCCCAAACATTATACAACGAAGTAGAAATGTTGCTCAGAAAATGAGTAAAGGAGTGGAGTTTCTGATGAAGAAAAATAAAATTGATGTCATCTTTGGTACAGCGACACTTCAAAAAAATAAAAAAGTAAAAGTGGCTCTAAACGACGGAGGAGAGCAAACTTACGAAGGAAATCACATCATTATAGCAACAGGAGCGCGTTCTCGTGAATTACCTAACTTACCACAAGATGGAGAGAAGGTCATAGGCTATCGACAAGCGCTAAACTTACCCAATCAGCCAAAGTCAATCATTGTAGTAGGTTCTGGAGCCATCGGCGTTGAGTTTGCTTATTTTTATGCCACCTTGGGCACGAAAGTCACCATTGTAGAATACTTGCCAAGGATTGTCCCAGTGGAAGACGAAGAAGTGAGTAAGCAATTAGAAAAATCCTTCAAAAAATCAGGAATAAAAGTAATGACCAACAGCTCTGTGGAATCGGTAGACACTTCAGGCTCAGGAGTTCAAGCAAAAGTAAAAACTAAAGATGGAGAAGAAACTTTGCAAGCCGATATCGTTTTATCGGCCGTAGGAATTACTTCAAATATTGAAAACATTGGATTAGAAGAAGTTGGAATCAAAACCGAAAAAGGTAAAATTGTAGTCGATGACTTTTACAAAACCAATGTAGAAGGTTATTATGCAATTGGCGATGTTTTAGCAACACAGGCACTAGCACATGTAGCTTCTGCTGAAGGAATCACTTGTGTAGAAAAAATTAAAGGTTTAGAAGTTAACCCAATTGATTATAAAAACATTCCAGGTTGCACTTATTGTTTACCAGAAATCGCTTCTGTAGGCTATACCGAGGCTCAGGCCAAAGAAGCTGGTTACGAGATAAAAGTAGGTAAATTCCCTTTCTCCGCTAATGGAAAAGCAACAGCAAATGGAGATAACGAAGGCTTCATCAAAGTTATTTTTGATGCTAAATATGGCGAGTGGTTAGGTTGCCACATGGTTGGTAATGGCGTTACAGAAATGATTTCTGAGGCTGTAGCCGCTCGTAAACTAGAAACAACAGGACACGAGATTCTAAAGACGATTCATCCACACCCCACATTATCTGAAGCTGTGATGGAAGCTGTAGCAGCTGCTTATGATGAAGTAATTCATATTTAG
- a CDS encoding SdpA family antimicrobial peptide system protein, with protein MMFYFVEVNPVKFNNNIENRFFSFVPQGWAFFTRSPREAQIILYKKNDENKYEEINQRHANIYNLFGLNRKPSKILGELQFAKKEIPKKLYYDTIFNYQTNHIIEDVNKLKPFYFENKMYDPILCGDYIVVYQKAVPWAWSKNIHKINMPCKMIKINFICTKNSR; from the coding sequence ATGATGTTCTATTTTGTTGAAGTAAACCCAGTTAAATTTAACAATAATATAGAAAACAGATTTTTTTCATTTGTTCCTCAAGGGTGGGCTTTCTTTACAAGAAGCCCACGTGAGGCACAAATAATATTGTATAAGAAAAATGATGAAAACAAATATGAAGAAATTAATCAAAGACACGCAAATATTTACAATTTATTTGGTTTAAATAGAAAACCTTCTAAAATTTTAGGAGAATTACAATTTGCAAAAAAAGAGATACCCAAAAAACTTTACTATGACACTATATTCAACTATCAAACAAACCATATTATTGAAGATGTAAATAAACTAAAGCCTTTTTATTTTGAAAATAAAATGTACGACCCAATTTTGTGTGGTGATTATATTGTTGTTTATCAAAAAGCTGTTCCGTGGGCTTGGTCAAAAAATATTCATAAAATAAATATGCCTTGTAAAATGATAAAAATAAACTTTATATGCACAAAGAATTCAAGATAG
- a CDS encoding sporulation-delaying protein SdpB family protein, with amino-acid sequence MHKEFKIENRIRLLTEKYSPFTNVVGLSRSLLALGLLLTLLSTDINTLVHKYNDGNLVNPLLNESVALNKYNFFILFGYDHLNLMKYLAIIILAIVISGFWFKITSFLHWWIAISFLYFSSIIDGGDQINAVISLMLIPVLLFDKRKNHWEKMNNEISVRGIIPIITIWIIRLQVALIYFQASVGKYFVPEWADGTAIYYWWNHTVFGMPIIISNSINFALSNSFVVSFITYSVLILEILIFLGLTANLKYRKIILFIGIFFHFSIIIFHGIFSFFFSITACLILFLYPTYQNINFKKYLL; translated from the coding sequence ATGCACAAAGAATTCAAGATAGAAAATCGAATTAGATTACTGACAGAAAAATATAGTCCATTCACTAATGTTGTTGGACTGTCTCGTTCATTATTAGCACTTGGATTATTGCTAACCTTACTTTCAACTGATATTAATACTTTAGTCCATAAGTATAATGATGGTAATTTAGTTAATCCATTACTAAATGAATCAGTAGCTCTAAATAAATACAATTTCTTCATACTATTTGGCTACGACCATTTGAATTTAATGAAGTATTTAGCTATCATCATTTTAGCGATTGTAATTTCTGGCTTTTGGTTTAAAATCACATCTTTTTTGCATTGGTGGATAGCAATTAGTTTTCTTTACTTTTCATCAATAATTGATGGTGGAGATCAAATTAATGCAGTAATAAGTTTGATGTTGATACCTGTTTTATTATTTGATAAAAGAAAGAATCACTGGGAAAAAATGAATAATGAAATATCTGTAAGAGGTATAATTCCAATTATTACAATTTGGATTATTAGATTACAGGTTGCTTTAATTTATTTTCAGGCTTCTGTTGGTAAATATTTTGTTCCTGAATGGGCAGATGGTACAGCAATATATTACTGGTGGAATCATACAGTTTTTGGTATGCCTATAATTATCTCAAACAGTATTAATTTTGCTTTAAGTAACTCTTTTGTTGTATCATTCATAACATATTCTGTTTTGATACTCGAAATATTAATTTTTCTTGGTTTAACCGCTAATTTAAAATATCGTAAAATAATTTTATTTATAGGAATATTTTTTCATTTTTCAATAATTATTTTCCACGGCATATTTTCTTTCTTTTTTTCTATAACTGCTTGTTTAATTTTATTTCTCTATCCTACATACCAAAACATTAATTTTAAAAAATATTTATTATGA
- a CDS encoding DUF1648 domain-containing protein: MIKKNILIVFLISVSILILNCYFVFTNYDNISNEIITHIDITGKPNGYGNKVNLIYAMLANFLLIFIIFLGIKYPKYANYPIEINNRNRKTAYQKMQMFLAIISIITSLAFSYMVFLAVGKQESMIYIILYSIISTLTILFYFKTNE, encoded by the coding sequence ATGATTAAAAAAAACATCTTAATAGTTTTCTTAATATCTGTTTCAATTTTAATTCTGAATTGTTATTTCGTTTTTACAAATTATGATAATATTTCAAATGAAATTATCACTCATATTGACATCACAGGAAAACCAAATGGTTATGGAAATAAAGTAAATTTAATTTATGCAATGCTTGCTAATTTTTTATTAATATTTATTATTTTTTTGGGCATCAAATATCCCAAATATGCAAATTATCCAATCGAGATAAATAATAGAAATAGGAAAACTGCATATCAAAAAATGCAAATGTTTTTAGCTATTATTTCAATAATTACATCACTAGCTTTTTCATATATGGTTTTTTTAGCAGTAGGTAAACAAGAATCAATGATTTACATCATTCTATATAGTATTATTTCAACTTTAACTATTTTATTTTATTTCAAAACTAATGAATAA
- a CDS encoding thioredoxin fold domain-containing protein, with the protein MNKFIVFYDNWCPNCNRFKNFIKKVDSLNLIFFKELRNNIENETFFKLREDKDLKHIEIDNNQSQDEFSKKA; encoded by the coding sequence ATGAATAAATTTATTGTTTTTTATGACAATTGGTGTCCAAACTGCAATAGATTTAAAAATTTTATAAAAAAAGTGGACTCGCTAAATTTAATTTTCTTTAAAGAACTAAGAAACAATATAGAAAATGAAACTTTTTTTAAATTAAGAGAGGATAAAGACTTGAAACATATTGAAATTGATAATAATCAATCCCAAGATGAATTTTCAAAAAAAGCATGA
- a CDS encoding DUF4276 family protein, with amino-acid sequence MKRLLIIVEGDTEKEFIDKVLSPYLYTKGLQSVDCFKIKHTKGGLTKYQHIKTDLINCVYENNVLVSTIIDFYALPKDFPKYEDAKRIVNKDERLSFLETAIIEDIETEKGKSFPNLLPYIQLHEFEALVFSSIDAIRALYSEHDAKFYEIEQVMATYPNPEDINDSPQTAPSKRLKNNQLIKGYNKVNDGIMIIEEAGIDVVLAKCPRFGKWVEKLIEKVKQ; translated from the coding sequence ATGAAAAGATTATTGATTATTGTAGAAGGTGATACTGAAAAAGAATTTATCGATAAAGTATTAAGTCCTTATCTATATACAAAGGGATTGCAAAGTGTAGATTGTTTTAAAATAAAACATACAAAAGGAGGATTAACGAAATATCAGCATATAAAAACCGATTTGATTAATTGTGTTTATGAAAACAATGTTTTGGTTTCCACAATAATTGATTTTTACGCCTTACCTAAAGATTTTCCGAAATATGAAGATGCTAAGAGAATTGTGAATAAAGATGAACGCTTATCTTTTTTGGAAACAGCGATTATTGAAGACATAGAAACTGAAAAAGGTAAATCTTTTCCAAATTTACTACCATACATACAACTTCACGAATTTGAAGCTTTGGTTTTTTCCTCAATTGATGCTATCAGAGCTTTGTATTCAGAACACGATGCCAAATTCTATGAAATAGAACAGGTAATGGCAACATACCCGAACCCAGAAGATATTAACGACAGTCCTCAGACAGCACCTTCAAAACGCCTTAAAAACAACCAACTAATTAAAGGTTATAATAAAGTTAATGATGGGATAATGATAATTGAAGAAGCAGGTATTGATGTAGTGTTAGCAAAATGTCCAAGATTCGGTAAATGGGTAGAAAAATTAATTGAAAAAGTGAAACAATGA